Below is a genomic region from Ascaphus truei isolate aAscTru1 chromosome 5, aAscTru1.hap1, whole genome shotgun sequence.
cggcgctacattgatgatgtggtttTTGTTTGGTCGGGCAGCCAAACTTCACTTGATGATTTTTGCACATATCTTAATCACAATCactataatcttaaattcacttgtaTTTCTAGCACGGAATGTATTGACTTTTTGGATCTTCACATTTATATTAGGAACAACACTATATGCACCAAGACATTCTTCAAGCCAGTACAGGCGACCAATTATGTACACGCAGATAGCCACCACAATCCACAGTGGCTACGGAATATCCCAAAGGGCCAGCTAgtacgtcttaaacgtaactgCACTGATGATGAAACATTTAGGACACAGGCAAGGGATCTGAAAAATAAATTCATCATGAGAAAATACTCAGAAGACCTTATTGATAAAGCATTCGATCAGGTTGATAACCTTCAAAGAGACACTTTACTCAATTataatgtaaagaaaaaagagagcacTGAGAGATATAATAATCAAATTTCATTTATCAATCAGTACAACGAAATGGCCCGAAAATTAAGCACATTTtgaataaatattggcccatttTACTTAAAGATGAAGATCTGGTGGACATTTTGCCCAAAAAGCCAAATATAATATTCACAAGGGCCAATAATTTAAAATCGAAACTAGCCCCTAGCTGTCCTATCAAACAGCACAAATCAAAACAGATAGGGAACATTATGGGTTTCTTTACTTGTGCGAAATGTGTGGCTTGTTCCTTTAGTAAAAATGCTAGGCAATTTACATCTATGGTCACCTCTAAGACCTACccgataaaaacatttattaactgtCATTCAACTTTTGTAATTTATCTGCTGCAATGCCCTTGCGGCTTGCAATATGTTGGCAGGACGGGGAGATCCTATCAGAGACGTGTCTACGAACACATTTATAATATAAGAAAAGGACTAGTCACACATAGTGTTTCTCATCACTTTCTTTTATGCCACAATAAGAACCCTATAGGCTTAAGGTGTCAGGCCATTGAGGAGGTGCAAGCTGGCCCCCGAGGTGGGAATAGACTCAATCATGCCAGTATGCgggaagcatactggatttatgaattaaagacactctcaccgagggggttaaatatagactttgaattgaaggcttttttatAACATATTCCCTCTCTGTGAGCTCCTTtcattatttaaatattttagtatttttaaagttttttaatgttttaatgttgtatTGGTTTGTCttatttattgtatgtatgtttagCCAGGCTTTTTCTGTTTGCTACCTCCATTCTGGCAGTCATACAGTTAACTTATTGCCAATTGTAACATTAACCAATCGGAATagtggactgtgtgtatataaactATCCAGATTCAGGGGTAgctacatcccttgaagaagtgcgcgcatgcgcacgaaacgcgttgggaagatcCGTTTTTAGAAGCAATTGATTCCTGGAGTTGGGGAGCACACCGCCCGGCTGGAGGCGAGGGGGAGGAtctacacacacagagcaggagaataggagaccggcaggaggagagagcgtgacGCGACGCCCGCGCAGCAGCATCACTGTTCCTGCGTCCCTGGAGCTCCAcacagcatctgccacacgtggggacgccagagagagagctccggtcgccatcttggatccacagaAAGTGTTTCCAGTCCTGCTGCTTTCAAATATCCtttattctgtgagtagggtaacgattttacccccccccccccggattggtgtgtgacaccctccagaatcctgcattagttgtcaataaatagcttttttattattttctgtctggCTTGTTGCTGTTGTGagtctgtcttgtatgttatatgttgttagtgttatatgtttttatgtccacattactgacatactgcactataatcttctctttttatattttttcatatatcacgTCACGTCTTGGAGAGAATCTGCATTTTGCTCATCATCCATCATCAATCaccaaaggactttgatttggactgTTCACCACATGGTTTGAATTATTTTCACTACTATAATTGGCGCCGACATTATCTTTTTTCCTTTCTATGCTGAGCTACTGACTGTACAGTTAGTTTCTGTCTGGCTGCCACTCTTTATTAATTGTCCCATTAGGGGTTTGtgttttttagcgctgttttgcaccgtcttttctgtttttgggTTAGAGAAATGAATGTTAGTATTTGCCGTGTTTGGCAATAGATTTAGCTACATTCACAACATAAGAGCACACACCCACCTCTATtcagttttaattgtttttaacaaaaagaacgattctgcgctcctaccaattaggctaaaataaaatagtgatctcatgaataagggtcatttagttaaaccctttggccaaagcgttaaaaGCCTGCAGccccgtcaaggcataaccatatGCCGTTACCTACACTGGATacatgtaattattgtcccacggactggtgaaaaatgtgagaatgttctgtcctcaagaccccctaacaggtcaggttttcaggatatcccagcttcaaactaagccacctgtgctgaagcagggactgattgagccacctgtgctaaagctggtaTATCCTGGAAACATGACCCGTTGTGGGGGAActggagaactggagttgagcacccctgccgtaGAAGCAATGTAAACGGAAGGAGACATGCTCATAAAATAATTCCACATTTaaagaaatgtaaataaaataaagtagaacagttttttttgtttggcaTTTTTGCTACCCTCCTATGGAGCTTGAAAACTGCATAAAACCCCCCCACCGGTGTCTTTATCATCAAATAATAAGCCCCTACAATGTTAATGGGGGACAGAAGTTGGGTCATCATGGTATAATTACCCTCCTAGGAACTAATAAAACCTTGCAGTAGCTGCTTTATTCTGAAATAATCCCCACAATTCAGGACATGTAAATGGACATCCCATAGGAGTGTGATATTACCCAGCCGCTGcagtcagggcaggagaggatagaAGAGGAGCCAGGTTACCTGCGGTAGAACAAGCCGAAGAGCCCAGCAGCTAGTCCAGCCATGAGCACTGCCAGCTGGAAGAGCCCGTAGGTGCGAACCAGGCATCGCTTCTCTGCCACAGCACTGAAACAGCCCAGGAAACCCCAGAGCAGCACGGCAGCTCCAGTTGCCAGCAGGATgagtggggtgttagggtaatCATTGGTGGACAGCACCAGGTAGTCATCCATGGAGATTTTTGTCCAGATGCCCACCGTGAGCATGGCCAGCCCGGCAAGCCAGAAGATGAAGCTGAAAGCCATGAGGGATAGCTTGAGCAGAGCCATCCTGCTGCCCTTGCACGTCCTGCTGCGCTGAAGCGGGGATTTTGGGCTTATCAAAGGTCCCACCAGGATCTCATCCTTCTGCAGGATGCTCCCTGTAATTGTTTGATGTGACATAGGCTGCTGCCCCTCTCCATCCTCCTGGGGATATGCAGGGAGCACCCACACACCAGTATGGTGGCTGGTCAAGGGAAATCCAGCCAGGCTGGACCTCctcctgccaccctccagctccAAACCTTCATTCTTCACTGCAGCATTCAGCCTTGGTAGTACCTGGTCTGCTAATCTATCAGTCATGGTCGCTTGCCTCTGTGGGTTTTCACAGCCTCCCCCCTTTCACCACCTCCCTGTAAAGCCAATAGATCTTCTACGGCTCAGCAGCAAATATCACAGGGGTGGGCTTCTGCACACAAGACTAATGAGCTTTGTGTTCCGATACCTCCAGACAATGCAGCAGCTGTGCCTTCAGGTTTAGAGagaatctttttttttctttctcactGACATGGTAAGCAGCGCTGCAGAGAATTTACCAGGCACCATCAATCCCTGGCCAAGGAGCTTACAGCCTAATTATTTTATAGGCGAGGAAAAGTGACATAAAATCAGTAACCCCAAATTCTATTTGGCCACATTGCTACTGGAGAGGCTGGAAATGGAAAAAGCAGGATTTACATATTTTCAGTGCCCTAAAGCAAGACAAATTCGATTATTTTTCTTAATATCACATTTCAATAAAAATGCATACTCTTTACAATGGCATTTGTTTTTATGATGTAGAACCGTGGAGATGTCTTAAATAGAAGCAGTCATTTTATGTCTGCAATTTTGATACTTTGggaaaaaaattaacacaaatGATCTGCTAGTTCCAATGTTTTTGCTGCTTTATGATTCAGTGCTTACActgttaattaaaaaacaaaaataggctACTTAATATTTATAGGATTATTTAGATTTTCTGTATGTGTCTCAAACATTTTGGTTAGGATTGTATCTCTAAACGGCACATtcaggccccctcccccccccccacccacccccaatcgcagatagggaccatgtggggaaatctatatctgttaccagtgtggtgcaatacctgttaggttcacaggaggcctgaacctccgccactgggagcctggggtgtattctGGAATGtatacttacagcgcctccacctgtgtaggattctaggagtgtagaatgcccccttacacaggacccacatacacagtaagcacatacaccgaagtatatataagaacagtttactgtataggaAACATAACAAAACTCATACATCAATGACAATAACCTTAGTGTCACCCATTTAACACTGGACCTCATAGGCTGCAACCCCACACCATATATCCctgagtcccaagtgtcccaagagtcccacaaccccacccacgtgtgggacagcgttgcccactaagatgaagtgtataggtggtgcacttggtgacttggataatacctgcccggtgctcctgctaccgggtgcgcagatgacctttacttggaatcccttgctccaggagatgatccaagatgcctccgcctcaacggtgggtggctcccgcatggagtgatccacctttataatgtctcttatctctgctaacgcagaggatgttataccttcacgcaattcaccttcacagcaattcaccttcacagcaattgccaggatagttacgtttcctggcgggaccctcacttgtctaggttctacaggaccctgtccctatctcaggggagtccctgcagtaaccacaagctgggggtgagtagggcctagctggggcctaaggggagacttctggcctagtgcaggaggctactttcctccctgcacaaacacaccctcccctctctgtgtcccagctcctactgacactctcacactcttgctccactgtcagcttcctgactccagcacgcaacattgtatctcctttgctgcaggagaatctgtaaaccctattggcttcaatgcagcaggtgataggggtgaaagggcagtccccagaggctgctgggagttgtagtcccttagGTTCCTcttttacattggggccgcgtccACGAACTGTAATGGCccccgccgctgctaactgcgcatatgcaaactgggggatgtccctgactatggagcgcctcttcccACCCCCTGTAATGGCCGTCGTGTCGCTTCTGGGGCTATATTGCGCGTGCGCGAGCTTCCGCACATGCGCAaacacacacaagatggcggcgccctgtagctgatgtcgccgggagcccccggtgacgcgatcacccctgcaactgctctcacgctgtcgcaggtaagagagagagaaccgaatgtctggggagccagaggggacctggctacacaccattacagaaaaaaaaaaaaattcccccccTATGCTCTTGCAAAAATGTGGATTCTGCATGTATGTTCTGGGATAAGTCAACACCAGCTACAAACTAACCCACTATTCTCAAAATCAATTCCTCAAGGCACATCATTATCAGCACCTGTTTTAAGACAAATTCTTGCATAAACTTTGGCTCCAACCACTTAACAATAAGTGCAAATAAATTTAAAATGgtttaattataaaaaaaaaaaaaaaaaaaaacacagcagtgCTAGAAGACCATATGCACTGTTAGGAGAAACTCTGAGTTAATCTTAGCTAGTGAGTTACAAAGTCATTTCTGGTTTATGGTGTAAGCATTGATTTTGAGTGTCAGGAAGCAAAGACGTGTAACTAATTAATGCTCTTCTTTTTAGCCGCAGGTTAAACCAGCAATTTATATTTTGGGGGAGGGGTGCTGAATGAAAGCTTAATATGCTACATGCCTgtattgattatttatttttgtatggcGTCAATATTTTTCGACAGCCCAGTACAATATAGGGGGAAGAACGTTAACTTTGTATACCAAAAAGAATAAATATACTGAAGCAGTAGGAAGGAGATCCATGCTCCAAGGATCTTACAATCTACAATACTAAATAACCTTTGGAATTATGGACAATATTCACAGCGGTGCTCAGGTATAAGATAATTCAGggaagcgcaatcttttttccctgcgtccccctgctggctgtccccctctctgcgtTACCTCGGCTCCGGTGTTCTGGGCGTCATgatacgttgccatggcgacgcatctccaaaagccgtctgagccaaggtaagtgcagtttacagaggccttcgctgcttccccggcatttaatttaagtgccttcgggaagaacgcggggcctctgcaaaccATGCGCCCCCTGCAGACAATCTCCCGTGCGCCCCCCTGAGATAACTCATAGCTCCATAAATTCAAGTCATGTCTCAAGTGTCTTACTGCAGTGTAACGTCCCCTGGCTTAGCACCACTTTGCAATAGGACAACTACAGTACAACTCCAAGCATGCTGTGCTACATCAGGCACCGCTTCAGGGGCAGGAGGATGTAACCCAGGATAGAcagagtgttacgccggtgctgcccgcagaccagactcgtcccttatactgaggtggggacgtatatgtgcacgcacccgcagcagaaggagcgtgtccggagtgtggtgttttggcgttgccaggccaggtgtgaataggtgtagcaatacttgccggtaccggtacagaagagaaaaagtcgttgccgttaggcaaggtcagggagagagagatccgggaggtcgaggtccaagctgtggtcgagggatgagagaagctgcaaggttaagtgggagccggggtccagagccagagaggaacgtccgccaagccgggtcgcaacctcaataaacgaagagcaaagggagagccagaatagacgtccgtaagcagagactatgtcgagcaatgtgagagaggcaagacagtaactatatattgcggctgaccaacagggaacggaggcagtcctggaggaacatgaggtGCTGTCCTGGATTGGGTCCTATGataggcagccaggtggggagctttagggttaagtggcagcctttgtgagatttgggggcgtggtttcactgctagtgcagtgaataaattatccttgcccggcgcgcgctctgtaaagtCGGAGAGCGCACGCCCGGAACCAGAGGGAACCGCCAGAACCCTGAGAGTCCGCGGGGCAGCACCGGCCCACTGGGAACGAGGGAAGGCCCCCGCACAGCGGGAGCAGGTCGGGCGAGGAAAGGAAGCCGTCTCACGGCAGTGGGGGCAttcggaggtgaggaggggtcgcACTATGAGCGCCGCGATCCCCgcatcctcacagtaccccccaccccttcagggtcggcctcaggacaaTACTCCTATGGTTTGGACGGAAACTTCTTTCGGAAACGTTTGAGAAGCCCAGGTgcatgaatgtctttaagagatacccatgatctctcttcgggtccaaagcccttccaatggaccaagaattgaACCTTACCTCTCGAGAGGCGGGAATCCAGTATGGCTTGGATCTCATACTCTTTGTTGCCCTGTATGATAACTGGGTCTGGTCACAAGAGTGTGGTCCAGAAAGAGAGGACTGGAAATAAACGGCTTGCgaagagatgtgtgaaaaacattaggaattctcatgctttgaggtaattgaagacagaaggccaccgggtttacctgctccacGATAGAAAACggccccagaaacctaggtgtcaatttaggggaaggggttttgaggtagATATTTttagtagacaaccaaaccttgtcccctggtttgtagttgggtgcaggtcggcgacggCGGTCAGCCTGGATTTTAGAAGTCAGGGAGGCCTTTTGAAGTGCTGATTgaa
It encodes:
- the LOC142495005 gene encoding tetraspanin-7-like isoform X2; the protein is MTDRLADQVLPRLNAAVKNEGLELEGGRRRSSLAGFPLTSHHTGVWVLPAYPQEDGEGQQPMSHQTITGSILQKDEILVGPLISPKSPLQRSRTCKGSRMALLKLSLMAFSFIFWLAGLAMLTVGIWTKISMDDYLVLSTNDYPNTPLILLATGAAVLLWGFLGCFSAVAEKRCLVRTYGLFQLAVLMAGLAAGLFGLFYRRDIAEGFQSGLQDAVLSYSEDEEKANALDAIQRALRCCGVHSYRDWLESPWSMEQQEQCQSPPQTSNGSVPTSCCQVRSGCRNSPLLPGAPGIHWDGCFKKVCDFVSDNMFYIATAALGLAVTQVVGIILSCLFASRIPHRVPDMIPT
- the LOC142495005 gene encoding tetraspanin-7-like isoform X1, giving the protein MTDRLADQVLPRLNAAVKNEGLELEGGRRRSSLAGFPLTSHHTGVWVLPAYPQEDGEGQQPMSHQTITGSILQKDEILVGPLISPKSPLQRSRTCKGSRMALLKLSLMAFSFIFWLAGLAMLTVGIWTKISMDDYLVLSTNDYPNTPLILLATGAAVLLWGFLGCFSAVAEKRCLVRTYGLFQLAVLMAGLAAGLFGLFYRRDIAEGFQSGLQDAVLSYSEDEEKANALDAIQRALRCCGVHSYRDWLESPWSMEQQEQCQSPPQTSNGSVPTSCCQVRSGCRNSPLLPGAPGIHWDGCFKKDPSPGAGHDPDVSAGAMYGTACLPSESDNVVISMSLSTFQGIVQIVNVSKRGLQFYW